Proteins from a genomic interval of Caulobacter rhizosphaerae:
- a CDS encoding GntR family transcriptional regulator — MSFSDIVGRLEIEDTTPLYLQLQRVVRNAIKRNVLTPDVAIPPERDLAEEYAVSRITVRKALGGLVDEGLLSRRRGAGTFVTGRVEKSFSKLSSFSEDMLSRGRRPHSAWINRSLGAVTPEESLSLVLSPGAPVYRFHRIRYADDSPMALEYSTIPAYCLPSLDAVEDSLYEALHKAGYRPVRALQRLRAVTFTREQAETLGVRPGDAGLLIERRGFLPDGRAAEFTQSYYRGDAYDVVAELNHNL, encoded by the coding sequence ATGTCCTTCTCCGACATCGTGGGCCGGCTTGAGATTGAAGACACGACGCCGCTTTATCTTCAGCTGCAGCGCGTCGTGCGAAACGCGATCAAGCGTAACGTGTTGACGCCGGACGTCGCCATTCCGCCCGAACGGGACCTGGCCGAGGAATACGCCGTTTCACGCATCACCGTGCGCAAGGCGCTCGGCGGCCTGGTGGACGAAGGTCTTCTCAGCCGCCGTCGAGGCGCCGGCACCTTCGTCACCGGTCGGGTCGAGAAGAGCTTCTCTAAGCTGTCTTCGTTTTCAGAGGACATGCTGTCTCGCGGGCGCCGCCCACACAGCGCCTGGATCAACCGCTCGCTCGGCGCCGTGACCCCCGAGGAATCGCTTTCGCTCGTCCTGTCTCCCGGGGCGCCGGTCTATCGATTCCACCGGATCCGCTACGCCGACGACTCGCCTATGGCCCTGGAATATTCGACCATCCCGGCCTACTGCCTGCCGTCGCTCGATGCGGTGGAGGACTCCCTTTATGAAGCCCTGCACAAGGCCGGCTATCGACCTGTGAGGGCCTTGCAGCGCCTCCGCGCCGTCACGTTCACCAGGGAGCAGGCCGAGACGCTGGGTGTCCGTCCGGGCGACGCAGGGTTGCTGATCGAACGACGCGGCTTCCTGCCGGACGGCCGCGCGGCGGAGTTCACCCAGTCCTACTATCGCGGCGACGCCTATGACGTGGTCGCCGAGCTCAACCACAATCTCTAG
- a CDS encoding TonB-dependent receptor has protein sequence MTVSRRWSTPRPSSSQTLIRNENRESRNTPNARPLAGRPAWVVSLRRQYRGFSMSPIKKALVMSAAAGVLVTVLSAGSAEAADVAPAASPADNAVDEVVVQGFRKSLGAARLAKKDSAIVADVIVAEDMAKFPDLNLAESLQRLPGVAINREGGEGRRVSLRGLGPDFTRVQLNGMEVLGNVDSPMDSRGQTSRDRAFDFNIFASELFSKVDIRKSFSAEQDEGGMAGTVGLYTAKPFDYSGTKAALSLQGGTNSATKDFQPRGAAMFSRNWDDKFGVLVSVAYSKRKTQEQGYNTYAAPTTKALAANVVNLSAADQAKAINGELIFQRGNRLTVWGSDQERLGVTAALQWRPVENLTLTLDALHGKFTNDRDENSLATRATLNSTILGAATPHSGNLVSPPPVLNSIQYDKYNTIVYADVDNTVFATETRRQQTRNTFDQLVLTGEWKPTDRLTVDGHIGQETSDYDIPISDKFYTEAFGGLITDYRGDAGHNTYKWNTTDPNSYRAHEIDFSASYQSTDLKNGELNAAWELNGALTLKAGVSYRGFENSGYTQTNDDVNKTAWEKGTLDDHVTSYYTIFDKHHDQSWVNVDFDKALAFYGVTRTFGAPKAIYQVEEDTQAGYLQLDWKTILFGRPVRGNAGLRAYDTDLISSGVMAVKGVNTPTEAKKTYSGVLPAFNAVLEVSDQFQIRAAAAQNINRPSLAAYAMNGTISVDGTSVTVSTGNPNLNPYTSDEFDLSAEWYFGSIGMLTAGVFHKKIDGLVSSQTVNNVTYASTGLAEGLYPGVTGSTIVSSYTRSVNLNEATLTGLELSAQSDFFFLPGPFKNMGVVANVTFIDSETTNLVNGKPQKGAIYGMSDLNHNVTLYYETAKWGARISSNYRSEYTIDSGGFKATTYIDAAAFYQLTPGIRLTLDAVNLSNERESQYNSYNNGFGATGAHRLWNDTTSGRTVFVGANMQF, from the coding sequence ATGACGGTTTCGCGTCGGTGGTCGACGCCCCGTCCGTCGTCGTCACAAACCCTTATTCGAAACGAGAACCGTGAGTCACGGAACACCCCTAACGCCCGGCCTCTCGCCGGACGCCCAGCTTGGGTTGTCTCCCTCCGCCGCCAGTACAGGGGCTTTTCCATGTCACCAATCAAGAAGGCGCTGGTCATGAGCGCCGCGGCCGGCGTCCTCGTCACGGTCCTGTCCGCCGGCTCGGCCGAGGCGGCCGACGTCGCGCCGGCGGCTTCCCCGGCCGACAACGCCGTCGACGAAGTGGTCGTTCAGGGCTTCCGCAAGTCGCTGGGCGCGGCGCGCTTGGCCAAGAAGGACAGCGCCATTGTCGCCGACGTGATCGTCGCCGAGGACATGGCCAAGTTCCCCGACCTCAACCTTGCCGAGTCGCTGCAGCGCCTGCCGGGCGTGGCCATCAACCGGGAAGGCGGCGAGGGGCGTCGAGTCAGCTTGCGCGGCCTGGGCCCTGACTTCACCCGTGTGCAGCTGAACGGCATGGAGGTGCTGGGCAACGTCGATTCGCCGATGGACAGCCGCGGCCAGACCTCGCGGGATCGGGCGTTCGACTTCAACATCTTCGCCTCGGAGCTGTTTTCGAAGGTCGACATACGGAAGTCGTTCTCGGCCGAGCAGGACGAAGGCGGCATGGCCGGCACGGTGGGCCTCTATACCGCCAAGCCGTTCGACTATTCGGGAACCAAGGCCGCCCTGTCCCTGCAGGGCGGCACCAACTCGGCGACCAAGGACTTCCAGCCGCGCGGCGCGGCGATGTTCAGCAGGAACTGGGACGACAAATTCGGCGTCCTCGTCTCAGTGGCCTATTCCAAGCGCAAGACCCAGGAGCAGGGTTACAACACCTACGCCGCCCCCACGACCAAGGCCCTCGCCGCCAATGTCGTCAATCTCAGCGCGGCCGACCAGGCCAAGGCCATTAATGGCGAGTTGATCTTCCAGCGCGGCAACCGACTGACCGTCTGGGGCTCGGACCAGGAGCGCCTTGGCGTGACGGCCGCGCTGCAATGGCGTCCGGTCGAGAACCTCACCCTGACTCTCGACGCCCTGCACGGCAAGTTCACCAACGACAGGGACGAGAACAGTCTGGCCACCCGCGCCACCCTGAACTCGACCATCCTGGGCGCAGCCACCCCTCACTCAGGCAACCTGGTCAGTCCCCCGCCGGTGCTGAACTCGATCCAGTACGACAAGTACAACACGATCGTTTACGCGGATGTCGACAACACTGTCTTCGCCACCGAGACCCGTCGCCAGCAGACCAGGAACACGTTCGATCAGTTGGTGCTGACCGGCGAGTGGAAGCCCACCGACCGCCTGACGGTCGACGGTCATATCGGTCAGGAGACGTCGGATTACGACATTCCTATCTCGGACAAGTTCTACACCGAGGCGTTCGGCGGGCTGATCACCGACTATCGCGGCGACGCAGGCCACAACACCTACAAGTGGAACACCACCGATCCGAACAGCTACCGGGCCCACGAGATCGACTTCTCGGCCAGCTATCAGAGCACCGACTTGAAGAACGGTGAGCTGAACGCAGCTTGGGAATTGAACGGCGCCTTGACCTTGAAGGCGGGCGTTTCGTATCGCGGCTTCGAGAACTCGGGTTACACCCAGACCAACGATGACGTGAACAAGACGGCCTGGGAAAAGGGCACGCTGGATGATCACGTCACCAGTTACTACACGATCTTCGACAAGCACCACGACCAGTCCTGGGTGAACGTCGACTTCGACAAGGCTCTGGCCTTCTACGGGGTTACCCGCACCTTCGGCGCGCCCAAGGCGATCTACCAGGTCGAGGAGGACACCCAGGCCGGCTATCTCCAGCTGGACTGGAAGACCATCTTGTTTGGCAGGCCCGTACGGGGGAACGCCGGCCTGCGGGCCTATGACACCGACTTGATCTCGTCTGGCGTCATGGCGGTCAAGGGCGTCAACACGCCGACCGAGGCCAAGAAGACCTATTCCGGCGTGCTGCCAGCCTTCAACGCCGTGTTGGAAGTATCAGACCAGTTCCAGATCCGAGCCGCCGCAGCCCAGAACATCAACCGTCCCTCGCTGGCCGCCTATGCGATGAACGGAACGATCAGCGTCGACGGGACCAGCGTGACGGTGTCGACCGGCAATCCCAACCTCAACCCCTACACCTCCGACGAGTTCGACCTGTCGGCCGAATGGTACTTCGGCAGCATCGGCATGCTGACCGCTGGCGTCTTCCACAAGAAGATCGACGGCCTGGTCAGCAGCCAGACCGTCAACAATGTCACCTACGCCAGCACCGGCCTGGCCGAAGGCCTGTACCCGGGCGTCACCGGGTCGACGATCGTATCGTCCTACACCCGGTCGGTGAACCTCAACGAGGCCACGCTGACCGGCCTGGAACTCAGCGCCCAGAGCGATTTCTTCTTCCTGCCGGGTCCATTCAAGAACATGGGTGTCGTCGCCAACGTCACCTTCATCGACTCCGAGACGACCAACCTCGTCAACGGCAAGCCCCAGAAGGGCGCGATCTACGGGATGTCCGACCTGAACCACAACGTCACGCTCTACTACGAGACGGCGAAGTGGGGCGCGCGGATCTCCTCCAACTATCGTTCGGAGTACACGATCGACAGCGGCGGCTTCAAGGCGACAACCTATATCGACGCGGCGGCCTTCTATCAGCTGACGCCGGGGATACGCCTGACGCTTGACGCCGTGAACCTCTCCAACGAGCGCGAGTCCCAGTACAACAGCTACAATAACGGGTTCGGCGCGACCGGCGCCCACCGGCTGTGGAACGACACCACCAGCGGACGGACGGTGTTCGTGGGCGCCAACATGCAGTTCTAG
- a CDS encoding phosphatase PAP2 family protein — translation MYDHFAQALGVRLTPQAAPVLTALLQRAGEDRSVVSLAKTYWDTKRPYIGKEAAPICEPKSDHLAGNPDYPSGHSVHGEQVAMILAELAPSRAAALYARGRDYAESRYVCGSHTFSATEAGLQAGAVIYAAEHASPIFRRDMDMARAELDAALGTPSR, via the coding sequence ATGTACGATCACTTCGCCCAGGCCCTGGGCGTAAGACTGACGCCCCAGGCCGCGCCGGTGCTGACCGCCCTGCTGCAACGGGCCGGCGAGGATCGCTCAGTCGTCAGCCTGGCCAAGACCTACTGGGACACGAAGCGGCCCTATATCGGCAAGGAGGCCGCTCCGATCTGCGAACCCAAGAGCGACCACCTGGCCGGCAATCCGGATTATCCATCCGGGCACTCCGTCCATGGCGAGCAGGTGGCGATGATCCTGGCCGAACTGGCCCCCTCCCGCGCCGCCGCCCTGTACGCGCGGGGCCGCGACTATGCCGAAAGTCGCTATGTCTGCGGCTCTCACACCTTCAGCGCGACGGAAGCGGGTCTCCAGGCCGGCGCCGTGATCTACGCGGCCGAACACGCTTCGCCGATCTTCCGGCGGGACATGGACATGGCCCGCGCTGAACTGGACGCAGCCCTGGGAACGCCCTCTCGATAA
- a CDS encoding YadA-like family protein, which yields MNAYVSKDRRLAGFVRNWMGRSDGRNWSQLRRLMAILRRAHQVLGVSRKGLGLGALGVGGGLRPASAIGGLAAILALGLCAPAQAQYAAGGGSAPASGSVAIGASSSATNLNAVAIGTSTVSSSQYTVAIGQGAQATGAGGAVALGAGTISNNINTTAIGVNANATGAGASALGTASLASGGNSTAVGVGATASGNFAWAGGYQSVAGGLRTLALGYQANASGIDAIAQGSTATASQQNAVAIGFGTVASGINSVSLGSRTLAGAGALGQSAVAIGTDVTASANDALAMGRSSKATAVFATAIGTSSQAAGTSSAAFGPNANASANFALALGNAAVSSGSGSLAAGSGAQSTDVGAVAVGNNSAASATNAIAVGLGSIANATDTVAMGRQTQATASNSTAVGREAGASGVGSTALGFGARTSAQNSVAVGAGSRASGINSIYLGSSTFATSASGQSAIGIGTDVTASQDGAIAMGRDTSATATNAIAVGFQSFADTEDAVAIGTGASATGGKAVAIGAGNAAYGDGAVAIGDPSYASGTGAFTGGANNIANADGTASATAANAANGAVAIGNNNVAVGQGSVALGNASRAGAAGALAFGDTATANNAGDVALGSGSVTAAAVGTANTTINGTVYTFAGTATPSSTVSIGAAGAERTLTNLAAGRISNTSTDAVNGSQLFATNQAVTTLANTVSTTAIHYLSVNDGGVTGGNYSNNGATGANSIALGVSAASQTSNSVAIGASAFNQTTGADVQAVAIGAAALTTQSRATAIGAQAAARGVNSIALGAAASGSTSYAIAIGSGPVTGASATGTGSIAIGGGGGTVPTGAPASATASRAIAIGQNTVAAFNSSIALGSRSTTGSASSVAVGDTASTGATGVNVAIGNLSTANAGTAGGGAVAIGRSNTAFGDGAVSIGDPSYASGTGAFTGGANNIANSDGTTTATAANQANGAVAIGNANRAIGQGSVALGNGSTAGAAGLAGNVALGNGATATASAGDVALGSGSTTAVAVGTASTVIGGVNYGFAGTTPSSTVSIGALGAERTITNVAAGRLNGGSTDAVNGSQLFATNQQVTQNTTDIANLNNTVTNINTGAGIKYFHANSTQPDSQALGTDSVAIGPSAVANNAGDIALGSGSSTGAAVGTTGTTIGGNNYSFAGTAPTSTVSVGAFGAERTITNVAAGRLNGGSTDAVNGSQLFATNQQVTTNTTDIAGNTAAITNLTNSVNSGTVGPVQQTGAADQLALVAPGGTGSAPGAAQNLTNVAAGAVSATSTDAINGSQLYGVSQSVANTLGGGSTVNLDGTVTGPTYTILGGNYTTLFDSLTAVDGGLTSLTNQLTTINNGGGIKYFRANSILADSQAIGTDSVAVGPRAVANNTGSVALGDNAVASVDGALALGSGSVADRAIAPISGTIAAGIGFVPYNTTDATLLGAVSVGNATTSQYRQITNVADGTSAQDAVTLRQLQGAIGSVSVTPVRYFHANSTAVDSLAVGKDSVAVGPTTVVNGDNGIGIGNGAVVQITAPGGTAIGQNAQVSQADGVALGTNAIANGIQSIAIGPGANASFSGSVALGAGATTTVGSRTGYAGYGLAAPQNSAGEVSVGSVGAERQVTNVAAGSAPTDAVNVSQLNQVAQNTAGALGGGASYDPTTGTYTAPTYTVGGATYTNVGDALGAQTTAVTNLDGRVTTVENTVTNLGANVTNLGDSVAAGLGGASSYNATTGAVTTSLNVGGANYSNVNDALQALNQTAGAGWNIQANGGPATNVPSNGTLNVTAGTNTVVTLNGNQLQIAMADNPTFNGVINANGGLTVGQNTTVDMGGNVVRNVGAGAVTATSTDAVNGAQLNQVQQVAANSVQYDAGRNSVTFNPGGQAATLHNVAAGVAPTDAVNVQQLNDGLSNAISTANAYTDARLQGFVVDMSKARREAFAGNAGALAAAGLPQAYEPGRSMLSLGAGTYGGQSAFAMGLSRIMDDGRTILKAGATYDTQERTGANLGIGFQF from the coding sequence ATGAATGCCTACGTGTCGAAGGATCGTCGTCTCGCCGGTTTCGTCCGCAACTGGATGGGCCGCAGCGATGGGCGCAACTGGTCGCAGCTTCGCCGGCTGATGGCGATCCTGCGCCGGGCCCACCAGGTGCTGGGCGTCAGCCGCAAGGGCCTGGGGCTCGGCGCGTTGGGTGTCGGCGGCGGGCTGCGTCCGGCCAGCGCGATCGGCGGTCTGGCGGCGATCTTGGCGCTCGGCCTCTGCGCCCCGGCTCAGGCGCAATATGCGGCCGGCGGCGGTTCGGCGCCAGCCAGCGGCTCTGTCGCCATCGGCGCGAGTTCGTCGGCCACCAATCTCAATGCCGTTGCGATCGGAACCTCAACGGTCTCGTCGTCGCAATATACGGTGGCGATCGGACAGGGCGCGCAGGCTACGGGCGCCGGCGGCGCGGTGGCCCTGGGCGCCGGCACGATCTCGAACAACATCAATACGACCGCGATCGGCGTCAACGCCAACGCCACCGGGGCCGGGGCCAGCGCACTGGGCACCGCCTCCCTGGCTTCAGGGGGCAACTCCACCGCGGTCGGCGTCGGCGCCACCGCCAGCGGCAACTTCGCATGGGCCGGCGGCTATCAGTCCGTCGCTGGGGGGCTACGCACCCTCGCGCTTGGGTATCAAGCCAACGCGTCCGGGATCGATGCGATCGCCCAGGGCAGCACCGCCACCGCGAGCCAGCAGAACGCCGTGGCGATCGGCTTCGGGACGGTCGCATCGGGGATAAACTCCGTCTCTCTCGGCTCGCGCACCCTGGCTGGAGCCGGCGCCCTCGGCCAGAGCGCCGTCGCCATCGGCACGGACGTGACGGCGTCCGCGAACGACGCCCTTGCGATGGGGCGCTCAAGCAAGGCGACCGCCGTTTTCGCCACCGCGATCGGGACAAGCTCCCAGGCGGCGGGGACAAGCTCGGCGGCGTTCGGCCCCAACGCCAATGCCTCAGCCAACTTCGCGCTGGCGCTGGGCAACGCGGCCGTGTCGAGCGGAAGCGGGTCTCTCGCGGCAGGCTCGGGAGCCCAGAGCACGGACGTCGGGGCCGTGGCGGTCGGCAACAACTCCGCTGCATCCGCCACGAATGCCATAGCGGTCGGCCTGGGCTCGATCGCGAACGCCACAGACACCGTTGCGATGGGACGCCAGACCCAGGCCACCGCCAGCAATTCCACCGCCGTCGGACGTGAAGCGGGGGCCAGCGGTGTCGGCAGCACCGCGCTCGGTTTCGGCGCCCGGACCAGCGCCCAGAATTCGGTCGCCGTCGGCGCGGGCTCGCGCGCGTCCGGGATTAACTCCATCTATCTCGGCTCGAGCACCTTCGCGACCAGCGCCAGCGGCCAGAGCGCCATCGGCATCGGCACCGACGTGACGGCGTCCCAGGACGGCGCCATTGCGATGGGACGTGACACTTCGGCGACCGCGACCAACGCCATCGCGGTCGGTTTCCAATCCTTCGCCGACACTGAAGACGCCGTCGCCATCGGCACCGGCGCGAGCGCGACCGGCGGCAAGGCCGTCGCCATCGGCGCCGGCAACGCCGCCTATGGCGACGGCGCTGTGGCCATCGGCGATCCCAGCTACGCCAGCGGCACGGGCGCCTTCACCGGCGGGGCCAACAACATCGCCAACGCCGACGGTACCGCCAGCGCCACGGCGGCCAATGCGGCCAATGGCGCGGTCGCCATCGGCAACAACAACGTCGCGGTCGGCCAGGGCTCGGTGGCGCTCGGCAACGCCAGCCGCGCCGGCGCCGCCGGCGCCCTGGCCTTCGGCGACACGGCGACCGCCAACAACGCCGGCGACGTCGCCCTGGGCTCGGGCTCGGTCACGGCCGCCGCCGTGGGGACCGCGAACACCACGATCAACGGCACGGTCTATACCTTCGCCGGCACGGCGACGCCGAGTTCGACAGTGAGCATCGGCGCGGCGGGCGCCGAGCGGACGCTCACCAACCTGGCGGCGGGCCGGATCTCGAACACCTCTACCGACGCGGTCAACGGCTCGCAGCTGTTCGCCACCAACCAGGCGGTCACCACGCTCGCCAATACGGTCAGCACCACCGCCATTCACTATCTGAGCGTCAACGACGGCGGCGTCACCGGCGGCAACTACAGCAACAATGGCGCGACGGGGGCGAATTCTATCGCTCTGGGCGTGAGCGCGGCTTCGCAGACCTCGAACAGCGTCGCCATCGGCGCTAGCGCTTTCAATCAGACCACGGGCGCCGACGTCCAGGCAGTCGCGATCGGCGCTGCGGCGCTGACCACCCAGAGCCGTGCGACGGCGATCGGCGCCCAAGCGGCCGCGCGGGGTGTGAACTCGATCGCGCTCGGCGCCGCGGCGTCGGGAAGCACCTCCTACGCTATCGCCATCGGCTCGGGGCCGGTGACGGGGGCGAGCGCAACGGGGACTGGATCCATCGCCATCGGCGGCGGTGGCGGAACCGTGCCCACCGGCGCTCCGGCCTCCGCGACCGCGTCGCGCGCTATCGCCATCGGCCAGAACACGGTCGCCGCGTTCAACAGTTCGATCGCCCTGGGCAGTCGGTCCACGACCGGCAGCGCGTCCTCAGTCGCGGTGGGCGACACCGCCAGCACTGGCGCGACCGGCGTCAACGTCGCCATTGGCAATCTGAGCACCGCCAACGCCGGCACGGCCGGCGGCGGCGCGGTCGCGATCGGCCGCTCGAACACCGCCTTCGGCGACGGCGCGGTGTCGATCGGCGATCCCAGCTACGCCAGCGGCACGGGCGCCTTCACCGGCGGCGCCAACAATATCGCCAACAGCGACGGGACCACCACGGCGACCGCCGCCAACCAGGCCAATGGCGCGGTGGCGATCGGCAACGCCAACCGCGCGATCGGCCAGGGCAGCGTGGCGCTCGGCAATGGTTCGACCGCCGGCGCGGCCGGGCTGGCGGGCAATGTCGCGCTCGGCAATGGCGCGACGGCGACCGCCAGCGCCGGCGACGTGGCCCTGGGCTCGGGCAGCACGACCGCCGTGGCCGTCGGCACCGCCAGCACGGTGATTGGCGGCGTGAACTACGGCTTCGCGGGAACGACGCCCAGCAGCACGGTCAGCATCGGCGCGCTCGGCGCCGAGCGCACGATCACAAACGTGGCGGCGGGCCGGCTCAACGGCGGCTCGACCGACGCGGTCAACGGCTCGCAGCTGTTCGCCACCAACCAGCAGGTAACCCAGAACACCACCGATATCGCCAATCTCAACAACACGGTCACCAACATCAACACCGGCGCGGGCATCAAGTATTTCCACGCCAACTCGACCCAGCCCGACAGCCAGGCCCTGGGGACCGACTCCGTCGCCATCGGCCCCAGCGCCGTAGCCAACAACGCCGGCGACATCGCACTGGGCTCCGGCAGCAGCACCGGCGCCGCGGTCGGCACGACCGGAACGACGATCGGCGGCAACAACTACAGCTTCGCTGGAACCGCACCGACCAGCACGGTCAGCGTCGGCGCGTTTGGCGCCGAGCGCACGATCACAAACGTGGCGGCGGGCCGGCTCAACGGCGGCTCGACCGACGCGGTCAATGGTTCGCAGCTGTTCGCGACCAACCAGCAGGTGACGACCAACACCACCGACATCGCCGGCAATACGGCGGCGATCACCAATCTGACCAACAGCGTCAACAGCGGTACGGTCGGTCCGGTGCAGCAAACCGGGGCGGCCGACCAGTTGGCCCTGGTGGCTCCCGGAGGAACCGGCTCGGCGCCGGGTGCGGCCCAGAACCTGACCAATGTGGCGGCGGGCGCGGTGTCGGCGACCAGCACCGACGCGATCAACGGCTCGCAACTCTACGGCGTCAGCCAGAGCGTCGCGAACACTCTGGGCGGCGGCTCGACCGTCAATCTCGACGGTACCGTCACCGGACCGACCTACACCATCCTCGGCGGCAACTATACGACGCTCTTCGACAGCCTCACGGCGGTCGACGGCGGCCTGACCAGCCTCACCAACCAGCTCACCACCATCAACAATGGCGGCGGCATCAAGTATTTCCGCGCCAACTCGATCCTCGCCGACAGCCAGGCGATCGGGACCGACAGCGTGGCGGTGGGCCCGCGGGCGGTGGCCAACAACACCGGCAGCGTGGCCCTGGGCGACAACGCGGTCGCCAGCGTCGACGGCGCCCTGGCGCTGGGTTCCGGCTCCGTCGCCGATCGGGCGATCGCGCCGATCTCGGGCACGATCGCCGCCGGCATCGGCTTCGTGCCCTACAACACCACCGACGCCACGCTGTTGGGGGCCGTCTCGGTCGGCAACGCCACGACCAGCCAATACCGCCAGATCACCAATGTCGCCGACGGCACCAGCGCCCAGGACGCGGTGACCCTGCGCCAGCTGCAGGGCGCCATCGGCTCGGTCTCCGTGACCCCGGTGCGGTACTTCCACGCCAACTCGACAGCGGTCGACTCGCTGGCGGTCGGAAAGGACTCGGTGGCGGTCGGCCCGACCACCGTCGTCAACGGCGACAACGGCATTGGCATCGGCAATGGCGCGGTCGTGCAGATAACCGCGCCGGGCGGAACCGCGATCGGCCAGAACGCCCAGGTCTCGCAGGCCGACGGCGTCGCCCTGGGCACCAACGCCATCGCCAACGGCATCCAGTCGATCGCCATCGGCCCCGGCGCCAACGCCAGCTTCTCGGGCAGCGTCGCCCTGGGCGCGGGCGCGACGACGACCGTCGGCTCGCGGACCGGCTATGCCGGCTACGGCCTGGCCGCACCGCAAAACTCGGCGGGCGAGGTGTCGGTGGGCAGCGTCGGCGCCGAGCGGCAGGTCACCAATGTCGCGGCCGGCTCGGCGCCGACCGACGCGGTGAATGTCAGCCAGTTGAACCAGGTGGCCCAGAACACCGCCGGCGCGCTGGGCGGCGGGGCGTCCTACGATCCGACGACCGGGACCTATACCGCGCCGACCTATACGGTGGGCGGCGCCACCTACACCAATGTCGGGGACGCCCTCGGGGCCCAGACCACGGCGGTGACCAATCTCGACGGTCGGGTGACCACCGTCGAGAACACCGTCACCAACCTCGGCGCCAATGTCACCAATCTCGGCGACAGCGTGGCGGCCGGCCTGGGGGGCGCTTCGAGCTACAACGCCACGACCGGCGCGGTGACCACCAGCCTCAACGTTGGCGGCGCCAACTACAGCAACGTCAACGACGCGCTGCAGGCCCTGAACCAGACAGCGGGCGCGGGCTGGAACATCCAGGCCAACGGCGGCCCAGCCACCAACGTCCCGTCCAACGGCACCCTCAACGTGACCGCCGGGACCAACACCGTGGTCACCCTCAACGGCAACCAGCTGCAGATCGCCATGGCGGACAACCCGACCTTCAACGGGGTGATCAACGCCAATGGCGGCCTGACCGTGGGTCAGAACACCACCGTCGACATGGGCGGCAACGTTGTCCGCAACGTCGGGGCCGGCGCGGTGACCGCCACCTCGACCGACGCGGTCAACGGGGCCCAGCTCAACCAGGTCCAGCAGGTGGCCGCCAATTCGGTGCAATATGATGCGGGCCGCAACTCGGTGACATTCAACCCCGGCGGCCAGGCCGCGACCCTGCACAATGTCGCCGCCGGCGTCGCGCCGACCGACGCGGTCAATGTCCAGCAGCTCAACGACGGGCTGTCGAATGCGATCTCGACCGCCAACGCCTATACCGACGCGCGGCTGCAGGGCTTCGTGGTCGATATGTCGAAGGCGCGGCGCGAGGCCTTCGCCGGGAACGCAGGCGCGCTGGCGGCGGCGGGCCTGCCCCAGGCCTATGAGCCGGGTCGCAGCATGCTTTCCCTGGGCGCGGGCACCTATGGCGGACAATCCGCCTTCGCCATGGGCCTGTCGCGGATCATGGACGACGGCCGCACCATCCTCAAGGCCGGCGCAACCTACGACACCCAGGAACGCACCGGGGCCAATCTCGGCATCGGCTTCCAGTTCTGA
- the bamE gene encoding outer membrane protein assembly factor BamE domain-containing protein gives MKAKRLALAILSGLGLAGPVAAVARDAPSLSAMTYVASIDPAAFHEVPGERDKLGVTVSPASVRLITPGVDKFSIYPLLGPPHFAESVRRRWNYVLFFPVAPGSVERVRCRMEIRFTRPRGRYNVTVSEVVWQEKSCADRVAAAS, from the coding sequence ATGAAAGCCAAGCGTCTCGCTCTCGCGATCCTTTCAGGACTCGGCCTCGCGGGCCCGGTCGCGGCCGTCGCTCGGGACGCCCCTTCCCTATCCGCCATGACCTATGTGGCGTCGATCGATCCCGCCGCCTTCCACGAGGTTCCGGGCGAACGTGACAAGCTGGGCGTGACGGTCAGCCCGGCCTCCGTGCGGCTGATCACGCCGGGGGTCGACAAGTTCAGCATCTATCCCCTGCTCGGTCCGCCGCACTTCGCGGAGAGCGTCCGGCGGCGGTGGAACTACGTCTTGTTCTTTCCCGTCGCACCGGGGAGCGTGGAACGGGTACGCTGCCGGATGGAGATTCGCTTCACCCGCCCGCGCGGGCGCTACAACGTCACGGTGTCCGAAGTGGTCTGGCAGGAGAAATCCTGTGCGGACCGGGTCGCGGCCGCGAGCTGA